tattttttgattgatttcTCATATGATCACTCAATTTAACAGTTATTATTTcagaaagttatattttttattgattttaattttttccaacaAAAGGAATAACTTTCTGAAATAATACTTTCAATTTGAATAGTGACGATTcgagaaatcaattttttttgtttcctcaAAGCTAAAACctaatcttttaaaattttggtttttttaaaaaaaataattagtttgaGGCCTTTTGTTGGTAACTTCTATTTTCCATCAATTGTAAAAGCTTTGACAAtgaaattttgatctttttttagTCCTTTTGCTTCTAAGGAACAtttagtttgtttgttttttacaAGAAAATCTTTAAAAGTGATGTAATTCATGTAGTTtacttgatttttatttgattaaaactaaaaattttatatatatatatatatataaataaattaagggCAAGTGAATTAAGatcgataaaaaaataatttagaagtATTTCGAATTCTTATGAAAGAAGACTTTCGACCTTTTCCTCCTAAAAATTACTAACTCATTTAAATTTTCTCATTTCTAGctctatttttataaattttaccgTTAActaaaatgatgattttttcGATAAATAATTACTATATTATATCGAAACAAATTGggtattttttcaaaataatgaattttattttttttgtcaggTAAGATCAAGAATAGTTTgaaaattagttattatttgcATGGAGAGTCAAAGAATTGGAGATACAACAAGTACTTCGTCAATTGATCATCACATGCCTTATAATACAAGTTTCATGTATCATTCCACActaaagtacatataaattctttaaatttttttcattatttatttaattagtttttttttttttttgacaatttgtGATTTTTTGTGGTGTTgtgtagtagtaataataatcaagaaccACCAACTTTTGATTTTGGAGAATTGGAAGAAGCTATTGTTTTACAAGGAGTTAAGATGAACAATGATGATTCTTTTAAATCACGTATgctcttttttcttctcttttttttattttttcgacaGTGATCAAGTCAgaattttcaatataaaaaaatcgaTAAACTTCTCATCACATGGTATtacgataaaaaaaaattccatattCATTTGATATATACagtgtaaattttttatatagttatgtGAGATAAACTTTTTTTATCCTATATTTCGTTAATGTTCATGAGGTATGGTATATACAGTATATTTTATCGAGGAGGTTCAAATAAATCCTTTTTACCCCTAACTCTGACTTTGTCCATGTTGATGGGGTATGTTAAGTTTTTCAACGAAGAGATTTagaaaaattcttttttctccTAGCTCGTCTATGCTTCTAGAGGAATATGTATcgttttttcttcaaaaatattgaataaagccttttttttccctaattttctccatatttatagagatatatacattataatttttcgataaaaatatttaaacaataaaCCCTTTTTTTCCCTTGGTTTTTTTTTTAGGGAGTTAGGGAGAAAGTCTTGTATGAAAATGTCAACAAAATAGAGAGGCTAATTTCCATTTTTAAAACGtcaatcattttataaaatttattttgttaccTATTATGGCGTGCGTTTTTAAAATTGtcaatagtttaaatataaaattaataatatatgttatattcttaattttttttttttgtttgtgtgtgtgtgtgttgtgtGCAGCTTTATATGGAGCAGGCATAAACAGACCTGCAGCAACTCTGGAGATGTTCCCTTCTTGGCCCACTAAAGTGCATGACACCCTAAGAGTACTATTTCCCTATTTTTATTACAAGTTTTAGATATTTATTCGTGTTTTAAcgtaattgataaatttatcgTCACGTGATTAAATGATTATGATTTAAGTGATTTGTTTCTTTAACTTTGATCATGAAAGGAAACTTTGAAACTTCTCTTTGTGATCAAATGATCAAACTTGTGTGGTGTTTTTGTGTTTTCGAGTTGATTTTTAAgttaataattttacttttaaaacgaACTTTTAAACCtcatttaagatatttttttcactttaagAAAAGTCTTTTAGCTCGTTTTAAAGCatcatgaagaaaaaatattatattttaaagatagTTTTGTTGAGCATACACATTTGAATTAGTTTCTAAGTACGAGTTCGTTTTCAAGCTAATTGAATATCTGTCTGTTGCTGGTTCTGTTTcacttatttatatattattatttactctcattatttgtgtgaccGTATAAATATACAGTTACATAtcttgaatttaaaaatataaatatcttttaaattatcggtgcataaaatttaaaactcataTTTGCATATAGGGAAGCTCAAAATCAATAGGAGGAGAACAAAGTAGTGATTCAGATTCAGCACTAAACACTACTATTTCTAGTAGAGGTGAAGCAAATGTGGAACTAGAATCACCTTCAAAATCCAACTATGAAAAggtcttttcttttattttatcatcgtctatatattgttttgattgataaaaatattattaaatacgTGACGATCCtctaaaaatatgaattcaatattttttttaaggttCTATCATTTATTTATGTTGCTCGGAGAGTTCAAATAgtgttaattaaatatataatgaatcttAAAAGAATATGTATTTTTGAAAGATCCGATGTAACTAGGACAATTTTTTGGAGTGTTTTGTCATTTATGTGTTGTTCGTACGATTTAAAAACACTATCAAGTGTGTGATAAATCCTTCGAAGACATGTATTTTGAAAGTTTCGATACAATTACGATAATATTTTTAGAGAATCGATCACGTATCCCGAAAATTCAAAATCCCAAATATGACATTTTTAAAGATTCTTTCTGATTTATATTCTGACAAGAAAAGAAATGAGGGGAGAAGAGCATTTTTACAGTAATTTAAGCTGCgcaaattttttcatttttgatattatttatatatgttagattttaaaaaaatattttaatagttataatttaaataaagacATATGGaatatattgaaattatttttaatttaatcattgACTCTTAACtcagtaaaatatttttttttgtttcaattatatatttgattcctttttaattttattttgttttaaaaataaatttgacattGTTTTTACATATTTAACTATTCTGTAACTCTACATTTTCtatatcatatttaaaatcacaaaatctgaaaatatttaatatgttttgaaatcacaaattttaaaagtcaatagtagaaataagaaaatattgcCTAAAGGCTGAACAGCatttaaataataacaaatttgattttagtcaaaaaaaaatcaaaaagtctATCAAAAGATCCTGCCATTTTTGACACGTTATAcctctaaaatattaaaaaaaaattaaaaataaactcattttttttgctttttttaaaaaaaatatttgcacacaatttacatatatatatatatatatatatatattttattttattgcagagaaaaagtgCTGGTTCAAATTCAGATAGAGTAACTGATGCTAAGGTGGTaccacataattaatttataaattttgcagtatattttttagtatattttaattttatttttttttaaaaatatttatttataattttgttaataTTGTTTACTGCAGACTTTGAGACGTTTAGCACAAAATAGAGAAGCAGCAAGAAAAAGCAGACTAAGAAAAAAGGTAgtaaaacatatattataacaataatattatcgGTGTAGTCTTATAAGCAGAGTCTGAAAAAATTGAGATATACAGATAACTATGTTTTACAATAACACgttattaacttattataataattacttttttcATTTGGTCGAGAATATATAGAAAACAATCTCTTTATTTATATAGAGGTCgttttcaataattaaaaataaatttttaaaaaagaaaaattgacaagtataataaatattattataaaatatgattattatagAGAACTCTGACGacatgcatattttttttttttgtattttacatagttaataatttatttatttattcatttaaattttttgcaggCTTATGTACAACAACTAGAAACAAGTAGGATGAGACTTGCTCAACTAGAACAAGAACTTCAAAGGGCTAGATCTCaggtttaatttaatttatctttgaaaattaatttttttattgtatattttaaagaaaagaaaatttatgaGGAAGTTGTTTTCCatgtaatatttaataattcaataagtaaaataattatttataaaaatgaattttatcatataaaatattttcttaatttaagtggattttaattaaatttttttgttgttaattgGTTTGTGTCAATTAGGGGATTTTCATGGGAGGTGGTTCTACTGGTCCCAATATCAGCTCtggtaaagttttaattttaatgtttttagttataattacttttatttatttataaatggtCAAAAAAATCCTTGTAATTTACTAtgaatcattatatattttaattaaaatcaataaacCAATTCAAGTATAATTCTACAAATTGGAATCTAAAGAATGTGATTACTTCTATTTTTACGGAgtagaaaaactattttcaataattgctcgataaaaaaaattataatttttttttttttgcagtttTGACAAAATGGCAGCACCAAATATCTGAATTTTCAGAACTAAAAATTTTCAGTCAAAATTAGAGCCATTTTTTCAAGTCAAAGCTTATAATTCTTTGTTTTTAAATGTGGACACAGAGaaaaaatcatatcatttttGAGTAAAGAAAATTTAGTATGTTCTTTTTGTCATATTTTGTGTTCTAAAGGATAATATCTTTTTTActaattagttttattttctatttgatatttatattgaaattcaaCTCATGTACGAtctatttaaataaatcatcttctattaaagattttatcatatttaaaaattaaaatcaaattacttTATTAAGAGAAGCACAATACATTTGTTACAtcaccttatatatatatgatttattagtCAAAACAGTCTTTCTATCacataaatgtataattaaGGATCTGCATACATTTTACCTTTTTCAGATCATACTGATCAGTAtgttattactgttattatatatataatattgaattttaaatattttttaatgaaatttttgatttcACTATTGATATATCAGGTGCATCGATGTTTGACATGGATTATTCAAGATGGTTAGATGATGATCAAAGACAAATATGTGAGCTACGTACAGCATTGCAAGCACATTTAGGAGATGGTGAACTTAGAATAATTGTTGATGCTTATATTGCTCATtatgatcatatttttttactCAAAGGAGTTGTTGCCAAATCCGATCTCTTTCACCTCCTC
The DNA window shown above is from Solanum lycopersicum chromosome 11, SLM_r2.1 and carries:
- the LOC101245029 gene encoding transcription factor TGA9-like isoform X2; its protein translation is MESQRIGDTTSTSSIDHHMPYNTSFMYHSTLNNNNQEPPTFDFGELEEAIVLQGVKMNNDDSFKSPLYGAGINRPAATLEMFPSWPTKVHDTLRGSSKSIGGEQSSDSDSALNTTISSRGEANVELESPSKSNYEKRKSAGSNSDRVTDAKTLRRLAQNREAARKSRLRKKAYVQQLETSRMRLAQLEQELQRARSQGIFMGGGSTGPNISSGASMFDMDYSRWLDDDQRQICELRTALQAHLGDGELRIIVDAYIAHYDHIFLLKGVVAKSDLFHLLTGIWASPAERGFLWLGGFKPSDLIKMLITQLDPLTQQQIVGIYSLQQSSQQAEEALSQGLEQLKQSLIETIATCSVNDGMHHMAIALGKLANLESFVHQADNLRQQTIHQLHRILTIRQSARCFMMIGEYYGRLRALSSLWASRPRETMMADDNSCQTTSELQMIQASQHHFSMR
- the LOC101245029 gene encoding transcription factor TGA9-like isoform X1, which translates into the protein MESQRIGDTTSTSSIDHHMPYNTSFMYHSTLNSNNNQEPPTFDFGELEEAIVLQGVKMNNDDSFKSPLYGAGINRPAATLEMFPSWPTKVHDTLRGSSKSIGGEQSSDSDSALNTTISSRGEANVELESPSKSNYEKRKSAGSNSDRVTDAKTLRRLAQNREAARKSRLRKKAYVQQLETSRMRLAQLEQELQRARSQGIFMGGGSTGPNISSGASMFDMDYSRWLDDDQRQICELRTALQAHLGDGELRIIVDAYIAHYDHIFLLKGVVAKSDLFHLLTGIWASPAERGFLWLGGFKPSDLIKMLITQLDPLTQQQIVGIYSLQQSSQQAEEALSQGLEQLKQSLIETIATCSVNDGMHHMAIALGKLANLESFVHQADNLRQQTIHQLHRILTIRQSARCFMMIGEYYGRLRALSSLWASRPRETMMADDNSCQTTSELQMIQASQHHFSMR
- the LOC101245029 gene encoding transcription factor TGA9-like isoform X7, with the protein product MESQRIGDTTSTSSIDHHMPYNTSFISNNNQEPPTFDFGELEEAIVLQGVKMNNDDSFKSPLYGAGINRPAATLEMFPSWPTKVHDTLRGSSKSIGGEQSSDSDSALNTTISSRGEANVELESPSKSNYEKTLRRLAQNREAARKSRLRKKAYVQQLETSRMRLAQLEQELQRARSQGIFMGGGSTGPNISSGASMFDMDYSRWLDDDQRQICELRTALQAHLGDGELRIIVDAYIAHYDHIFLLKGVVAKSDLFHLLTGIWASPAERGFLWLGGFKPSDLIKMLITQLDPLTQQQIVGIYSLQQSSQQAEEALSQGLEQLKQSLIETIATCSVNDGMHHMAIALGKLANLESFVHQADNLRQQTIHQLHRILTIRQSARCFMMIGEYYGRLRALSSLWASRPRETMMADDNSCQTTSELQMIQASQHHFSMR
- the LOC101245029 gene encoding transcription factor TGA9-like isoform X6; this encodes MESQRIGDTTSTSSIDHHMPYNTSFMYHSTLNNNNQEPPTFDFGELEEAIVLQGVKMNNDDSFKSPLYGAGINRPAATLEMFPSWPTKVHDTLRGSSKSIGGEQSSDSDSALNTTISSRGEANVELESPSKSNYEKTLRRLAQNREAARKSRLRKKAYVQQLETSRMRLAQLEQELQRARSQGIFMGGGSTGPNISSGASMFDMDYSRWLDDDQRQICELRTALQAHLGDGELRIIVDAYIAHYDHIFLLKGVVAKSDLFHLLTGIWASPAERGFLWLGGFKPSDLIKMLITQLDPLTQQQIVGIYSLQQSSQQAEEALSQGLEQLKQSLIETIATCSVNDGMHHMAIALGKLANLESFVHQADNLRQQTIHQLHRILTIRQSARCFMMIGEYYGRLRALSSLWASRPRETMMADDNSCQTTSELQMIQASQHHFSMR
- the LOC101245029 gene encoding transcription factor TGA9-like isoform X8; the encoded protein is MFPSWPTKVHDTLRGSSKSIGGEQSSDSDSALNTTISSRGEANVELESPSKSNYEKRKSAGSNSDRVTDAKTLRRLAQNREAARKSRLRKKAYVQQLETSRMRLAQLEQELQRARSQGIFMGGGSTGPNISSGASMFDMDYSRWLDDDQRQICELRTALQAHLGDGELRIIVDAYIAHYDHIFLLKGVVAKSDLFHLLTGIWASPAERGFLWLGGFKPSDLIKMLITQLDPLTQQQIVGIYSLQQSSQQAEEALSQGLEQLKQSLIETIATCSVNDGMHHMAIALGKLANLESFVHQADNLRQQTIHQLHRILTIRQSARCFMMIGEYYGRLRALSSLWASRPRETMMADDNSCQTTSELQMIQASQHHFSMR
- the LOC101245029 gene encoding transcription factor TGA9-like isoform X5 — protein: MESQRIGDTTSTSSIDHHMPYNTSFMYHSTLNSNNNQEPPTFDFGELEEAIVLQGVKMNNDDSFKSPLYGAGINRPAATLEMFPSWPTKVHDTLRGSSKSIGGEQSSDSDSALNTTISSRGEANVELESPSKSNYEKTLRRLAQNREAARKSRLRKKAYVQQLETSRMRLAQLEQELQRARSQGIFMGGGSTGPNISSGASMFDMDYSRWLDDDQRQICELRTALQAHLGDGELRIIVDAYIAHYDHIFLLKGVVAKSDLFHLLTGIWASPAERGFLWLGGFKPSDLIKMLITQLDPLTQQQIVGIYSLQQSSQQAEEALSQGLEQLKQSLIETIATCSVNDGMHHMAIALGKLANLESFVHQADNLRQQTIHQLHRILTIRQSARCFMMIGEYYGRLRALSSLWASRPRETMMADDNSCQTTSELQMIQASQHHFSMR
- the LOC101245029 gene encoding transcription factor TGA9-like isoform X4, which produces MESQRIGDTTSTSSIDHHMPYNTSFINNNQEPPTFDFGELEEAIVLQGVKMNNDDSFKSPLYGAGINRPAATLEMFPSWPTKVHDTLRGSSKSIGGEQSSDSDSALNTTISSRGEANVELESPSKSNYEKRKSAGSNSDRVTDAKTLRRLAQNREAARKSRLRKKAYVQQLETSRMRLAQLEQELQRARSQGIFMGGGSTGPNISSGASMFDMDYSRWLDDDQRQICELRTALQAHLGDGELRIIVDAYIAHYDHIFLLKGVVAKSDLFHLLTGIWASPAERGFLWLGGFKPSDLIKMLITQLDPLTQQQIVGIYSLQQSSQQAEEALSQGLEQLKQSLIETIATCSVNDGMHHMAIALGKLANLESFVHQADNLRQQTIHQLHRILTIRQSARCFMMIGEYYGRLRALSSLWASRPRETMMADDNSCQTTSELQMIQASQHHFSMR
- the LOC101245029 gene encoding transcription factor TGA9-like isoform X3, whose amino-acid sequence is MESQRIGDTTSTSSIDHHMPYNTSFISNNNQEPPTFDFGELEEAIVLQGVKMNNDDSFKSPLYGAGINRPAATLEMFPSWPTKVHDTLRGSSKSIGGEQSSDSDSALNTTISSRGEANVELESPSKSNYEKRKSAGSNSDRVTDAKTLRRLAQNREAARKSRLRKKAYVQQLETSRMRLAQLEQELQRARSQGIFMGGGSTGPNISSGASMFDMDYSRWLDDDQRQICELRTALQAHLGDGELRIIVDAYIAHYDHIFLLKGVVAKSDLFHLLTGIWASPAERGFLWLGGFKPSDLIKMLITQLDPLTQQQIVGIYSLQQSSQQAEEALSQGLEQLKQSLIETIATCSVNDGMHHMAIALGKLANLESFVHQADNLRQQTIHQLHRILTIRQSARCFMMIGEYYGRLRALSSLWASRPRETMMADDNSCQTTSELQMIQASQHHFSMR